In Sphingomonas sp. SUN019, the genomic window TCTCGCCCATGTCGGGCCAGGTGCCGGTAGACGGCAACATCCAGATCGCAGGCCACGCGCCACGCCCGCACGGCAACTTCGCGCGAACCTCGTAGAAACCGTAACCGAGCGGCGCACGCGTCACCAGTTTCGCCGAGGTATATGCCTGCCCGCCCCAGTCGCTGAACCGCGCCTTCGTAAGCGTCTCGCGACGCGCCTCGATGACCAGCGCGCCGTCTTCGATCCGCGCATTCTCACGGCGCGCCTCGGCGTAATATTGGCGCTCGTTATTGTACCATCCGGCGGCGTTGCGCGACGTGTCGAAGCGCCATTTCATGCGATCGATCATCGTCGCATCGAATTCGTCGACAAACGTGGGCGCGGCGGTTGGTGCCGCCAACGGCGCATCAACCGTGAAATTCGTCGCGCCTAACGAAGCCACTTGAGCGACATACAGCAATATATTCATGCGAACTCCTTATCCCTTCCGGCTCTTGCCCACGAGCATTGGATCGGCTCTTTCGCTCCTACGCTCGCCATCATCGTCGTTGCGTCACTCAAGCTTCCTTATTACGCGGATCGTATCCCGGCGCACGCGAGGCAGGAAGCGATTGTGCAGAACCTTTCGGCGCGTCTTGCCCGCGGAAGCATGTGGATCAGCGCATCGCGCGGCATCGTCAACACGCTGGGCTTCCTCTCGACGATCGTATTGGCGCGGCTGCTATTGCCGTCCGACTTCGGCCTTGTTGCGCTCGGCACGACGATGCTGGCCATTCTCCAGGCCGTCACCAACCTGTCGCTGTCGCAAGCGCTGGTCCATCATCGCGAGCCGACGATCGACCATTTCCATGCCGCCTGGACATTGAATACGCTACGCGGACTGGTGCTTGGCGGCCTGTTCGCAGCGGCCGCGCCCGCGACGGCGGCATTCTATGGCGACGGGCGGCTGGCGAACGTCATGTACGCCTTCGCATTCAGCGTCTTCCTGAGCGGCCTCGCTAATCCCAGACGGATCATGCTGCAGAAGGAACTGATCTTCTGGCAGGACTTCATGCTGAACGTCTCCCAGAAACTGATCGGCGTGATCGTCGGCATCGCCGTGGCGCTGATCTACCGGAGCTATTGGGCGCTCATCGTCGGAACGATCGCCGGCCAGGTGGCGCAAGTGGCCATCTCCTACACGGTGCTGCCGTTCCGGCCGAAGCCGGGCTTCCGGCATGCCGGCGAACTATGGTCCTTTTCGGTCTGGCTGACGGCGAGCCAGGTGATCAACACGATCAACTGGCGGTTCGACCAGCTTTTGATCGGCAAGTTTCTGGGCAGCACGGACCTGGGATATTATACGGTCGGCAACAACCTGGCGATCCTTCCGAGCCGCGAAGCTACGTTGCCGCTGACCCAGACGCTCTTTCCGGCTTTCGCCCGATTTTCTCATGATACCGAACGGCTGCGGCGCGCGTATCAACGGTCGCAGGCGCTTATAACCGCGATCGCGCTGCCGCTGGGCGTCGGCATGGCGCTGATCGCCGAACCGCTCGTGCTTTTGACGATGGGCGAAAAGTGGTTGCCTGCGACTACGGTGATCGAGGCGATGGCCGCGATCATCGCAGTGCAGACCATCGGATCGCAGGTGGCGCCGCTCGGGATGTCCCTAGGCGCGACGAAGCTGCTGTTTAAGCGCGACACCCAGCTGTTCTGCATCCGCCTGCCCATGATCATCGCTGGAATGTATCTGGCCGGGCTGCAGGGCGTGGTCATCGCGCGCGTGCTGACCGGGATCGTCTCGACCGTGGTCAACATGGCCATGATCAGGGCGCTCATCGCGCTGCCGGTGCGCACGCAGCTTGCGGCCAACATGCGGTGCATCGTCGCCGTCATCGTCATGAGCGCCGTCGTCTGGCTGACGGGGCATGTGTTCCCACCGGGTAAGAGCATCGCGCATCTGCTCGCCGAGATCGCGACCCTGCTCCTGATCGGCGCGGGAAGCTATGTCGCCACCTCGATCGCCCTGTGGGCCTGGATGGGAAAGCCGACCGGTCCCGAACGCGAGATTCAGGCGCTGGTACGGCATGGGATCGCCAAGGTCCGCGGCGGAAAATAGCGCGATCAGCCCGACCGCGCACGCAACGGGGACATCGTTCCGATCGCGCTGTTCTCCGGCCTTGGCGGTAGCCGCCGTCTCGGGAAAATGACCCGCTTCATTCGCGGCGCCCAGTTCAGCAGGTAATTCCACATGATCGCGAACTGTACGGCGCGATACCATCGTCCACCGGTATTGCGCCCTTTCGCGGTGCGGACGATCTCCCGCAGATACGAAACCTGCACCGAATTCTTCGTCCGCATCGTCAGTATCTGCGCTGTCGACGGTCTGCCGGGCAGCGATGCCGGAGGTTCCTGCCCCAGCGCCATGAAGTTCAGCTTGGTGCGGATGCATTTCTCGCATTGCCCGCAATTGGCGCGGGCGGAAGCGTTCTGCCAGCACACCCGAAGATTGGCGAGGCATTCCGGCCAATCACCGATGCCCTGCACCTTTTCGGTCCGGCCGAATGCGGCGCCGTCCAGAACGATCGGGAAGTCGGGCGAGGACAACATCGAAAAGGTGATCGGGTTCGATCCCCACGGAATGACCATATTGGCATAGTCTTCGTCGGCGCCGATCAGCGCCGCGCCAAATGTTCCCTGCCAGTTCCGCAAACAGCTGGACAGGCCGGCCCCGAACTCCATCTGCCAGACCCTGGAGGCGACGTGCCGCCAGTTGGTGCGCATCCTCACCAGCGGAACGTCGATCGACGCCAGAGTCTGCGCGGCGCAGGAGAAGGCGTCTTCGAACTGCTGCTCATGCGTCAGGGGAATGTCGAGCCCGTGTACGAATAGCGCCGCACCCAGCGTCCGGTTGCTTCTCGACGCGCGCTTGCTGACGTGGCGCCAGGTCGTAAAGGCGCTGTCGACGCCGCCCGAAAACGCGACGACCGCATGATCGGGAAGCCTGCCGCCGCTCCTGTCGTCAGGCAGTTCGATGGTCGCGCTAATCCGGACAGGCCGGTAAAGATCGGGTCGCCACAATGTCCACGACGCGACCAGCTCTTCGAGCCCCGCCAGCAGCGACCGCGACACGGGGCCATCGACATGCAAGTCCCGCCCCGTCCCCATCGCCTTGAAGATCAGCGCCGTCGCGGCAAGGTCGTGTCGATCGAGCGGTTGCGGCAGCGCCTCGTCAGGACCATCGATTTCCCACCAGACTTCGGTCCGATCGAACGAAGCGGTCCTGCGCACCGACCCGGCTGATCGTGTTTCCGCGAGTCGTACCTCGATCCTGTCCATATGCGTGATTCGCTCCCGGCCGCTTGCCTTTGGGACAATTTGGCGACTCCGCGGTTACATCGTTCTACGCCACAATGGCGCTGCGAATTGAGGGACTTCCCACGCATATTTTGCCGACGCGCTCACCGATGGAGGTACTTCGCAAGCGCTGTCTATTGTCCATACCGCAGCTTGACCGACTGACGTTCGCAACCCGCTGCGACGGTTGGCTAGGGTCCGGTTGATCGTGAGATCAGGCGGGGCCGAGCGCGCCTGTCCGGCCCGGCCCCTCCCGCAATCCTAAAAAGCGAAGCGCACGCCGATCCGTGCGCTCTCCCGCCGGTCGTCCTCGCCGCGCTCCGCCGCGACCGCGCTGGACAGCGTCACTCCGGATTGCAGGTCCGCCTCGACGCCCAGCGCCGCCGTGCCCAGCAAGCGCGCACGTTCCGCACCTTCGACGACCAATCCCAGCCCGCCTCCGCCAAAACCGGTTAACGCCGAACTCGCTCGCCCCGCCGCCTGATAACGCAGACCGAAAGTGGCGAACGGCCGGACCGACCCGCTTCGCGTGACGGTCACCGTTCCGTCGACGAACGCCGCGGTATCGCTGCCCTTCCCCACCTGCGCCGCAAACGCCGTCGAGCCCGTTTCCGCCACCGCGTCGCCCTGCACCCGCACCACCGTGCCGCCGATCCGGGGCTTGAGCGCCCAATCGCCGCCGATCGCAGCCTCATAGGTAACCGCCACGTCCAGCGT contains:
- a CDS encoding glycoside hydrolase family 16 protein yields the protein MNILLYVAQVASLGATNFTVDAPLAAPTAAPTFVDEFDATMIDRMKWRFDTSRNAAGWYNNERQYYAEARRENARIEDGALVIEARRETLTKARFSDWGGQAYTSAKLVTRAPLGYGFYEVRAKLPCGRGAWPAIWMLPSTGTWPDMGEIDIMEMVGWDANVIHATLHTGAFNHAKGTQRGAQRRVATACTAFHRYQLEWRADTITVGVDGRAYMRVKNDQPGGAAAWPFTRPYELILNLAVGGDWGGKKGIDDRAFPQRLTVDYVRYWKR
- a CDS encoding lipopolysaccharide biosynthesis protein codes for the protein MWISASRGIVNTLGFLSTIVLARLLLPSDFGLVALGTTMLAILQAVTNLSLSQALVHHREPTIDHFHAAWTLNTLRGLVLGGLFAAAAPATAAFYGDGRLANVMYAFAFSVFLSGLANPRRIMLQKELIFWQDFMLNVSQKLIGVIVGIAVALIYRSYWALIVGTIAGQVAQVAISYTVLPFRPKPGFRHAGELWSFSVWLTASQVINTINWRFDQLLIGKFLGSTDLGYYTVGNNLAILPSREATLPLTQTLFPAFARFSHDTERLRRAYQRSQALITAIALPLGVGMALIAEPLVLLTMGEKWLPATTVIEAMAAIIAVQTIGSQVAPLGMSLGATKLLFKRDTQLFCIRLPMIIAGMYLAGLQGVVIARVLTGIVSTVVNMAMIRALIALPVRTQLAANMRCIVAVIVMSAVVWLTGHVFPPGKSIAHLLAEIATLLLIGAGSYVATSIALWAWMGKPTGPEREIQALVRHGIAKVRGGK